A genomic region of Gimesia chilikensis contains the following coding sequences:
- a CDS encoding pilus assembly FimT family protein, whose product MRNCNKNHPERKVLLNHRGGFTLFEAFISMILVGATMAVALPAFKVIGQQRKDIDQRYLVVTAVGNLAERIRGENSGKDLSQERLNNYQSALIGELDLNDPQVELSVVNTDDGEVSGVRQVAIKVSWRNIYGENVDPVTLTLWLYE is encoded by the coding sequence ATGAGAAATTGCAATAAAAATCATCCAGAACGAAAGGTCCTCTTAAATCATCGAGGTGGATTTACCCTCTTCGAAGCCTTCATCTCGATGATTCTGGTGGGGGCAACTATGGCAGTGGCACTTCCCGCGTTTAAGGTTATTGGCCAGCAGAGGAAAGACATCGATCAAAGGTATCTGGTTGTCACAGCGGTTGGAAATCTGGCTGAACGAATTCGTGGAGAAAATTCCGGGAAGGACTTGAGTCAGGAGCGTCTTAATAATTATCAGTCAGCGCTGATTGGGGAGTTAGATCTCAATGATCCTCAAGTAGAACTTTCTGTAGTCAACACAGATGATGGCGAAGTATCAGGAGTCCGTCAGGTTGCTATCAAAGTCTCCTGGAGAAATATCTACGGGGAAAATGTTGATCCTGTTACGCTGACCCTCTGGTTATATGAATGA
- a CDS encoding PulJ/GspJ family protein, protein MNEYFMIISDKRRIQRRSCTKFRQGFSLIEMLAVMSAMSILFTAAVTTLAFLMRVEMRGTERLENQLVLQKIAHKFREDVSTAQTAEIAKQNSQQILKLALRQNTSITYLTNSPGEGIRREYHKEGKLVSQDEYLLPQAGVTFQAEKMNQQELVSMELKIPDETGHENKTLQAYFQLFRCEAQLNRVGQIQKQSEQTE, encoded by the coding sequence ATGAATGAATATTTCATGATCATATCAGACAAAAGAAGAATACAACGACGTTCTTGTACGAAGTTTCGTCAGGGATTTTCGTTGATCGAAATGCTGGCAGTAATGTCAGCGATGTCGATTCTGTTCACTGCAGCAGTGACTACTCTGGCATTCCTGATGCGAGTGGAGATGAGGGGGACAGAACGCCTTGAGAATCAACTGGTGCTTCAAAAGATCGCGCACAAGTTCAGAGAAGATGTGTCTACAGCTCAGACCGCAGAGATAGCTAAACAGAATAGTCAGCAAATACTTAAGCTGGCACTGCGACAAAACACATCTATCACTTATTTGACAAATTCCCCGGGTGAAGGAATTCGTCGCGAATATCACAAGGAAGGTAAACTTGTCTCACAGGATGAATATTTACTCCCGCAGGCAGGTGTTACTTTTCAGGCAGAAAAAATGAATCAGCAGGAACTGGTTTCTATGGAGCTGAAAATTCCAGATGAGACAGGACATGAGAATAAAACTCTGCAAGCTTATTTCCAGTTATTCCGGTGTGAAGCACAGTTGAATCGAGTTGGTCAGATTCAGAAACAGTCAGAGCAGACAGAGTGA